CGTAACTCAACATCACCTTGTTTGAAGTTAGCACCCGCTATAAGTTCTAAACCTAGTGTGTTGATGCCATGGTCATCGACCATGTAAATTGCCGAGCCTACCGCATCTTTATCTTCACCAGCTTCATGTTGCAGTGCCATTGACCATCCACTACCACTTAATGGCACAGCATTGATTTGAACAGCATCAACAACCCCAGGTGTGTTGCGAATCATGTGTAAATCAGTTTGTAAATGGGCTTGAATATTATAGTCTTGTCCAAATACCGTATTGGTTAAATAGAAGGTGTTTGCTTCGTCTATACCACTTTCACGCTGCATTTGTTGCTGGCGATCTTGGATCATAAATATAGCGTTGACCATAATCGCCATGGTTAAGGCAATTTGCAGGGCAATAAGTAGTGCCCCTATTTTATTGCGTGCCAAAGCACGTAGTATGAGTCCCGTTTCTAACATAATAATTTCCTATTTACCTATAGCTTATTGGCTTTTAAGTTGCTGAGCAGGCTGGATATTACAAGCACGCCATGTTGGGTATAAACCGGCCAATATCGTGGAAAAAAGGGCAAGTGATACCGCTAAAATAGCCATATTAATGTCTAAACTTGCTAAGCCTTTCATGTAATCGCCATACAAGCCTTCAACCCCTTTTAAACCTAAGTAAGCGAGTAATAAACCTAATATTCCACCTAATATCCCGATACATGCAGACTCAATAATATACTGGTTAAATAATGTGGCCTTGCTAGCACCTAAAGCTTGTCGTAAACCAATTTCAGGGGCTTTGCCTAAGAACTTAGCGAGTAATAAACCCACGGTATTAAGTAAACACACCAGTAAAAACATAAATGACATTGCCATCATCATTTGTGCATCGTCAGCTACAACTCCTTGAGATTCTAACCATTGCATTACATTACTTAAGCGGTTATCCATTGGACGTTGAAAACGACCAAATTGTTTTTGCTCTTCTACATAGGCATTAAGAAACTGCAGATAATCCTCTTTATCTTGTTGGGTTTTTAATTCCACCCAAAATTGTGTCCAAATACATTCAGAAGCTAAAAAAGCTTTAAAGCCATCACCTGTCGGTTTCCAACAATTGGTATTACCTGAACGGGAAATTTTTTCATCGGCAATTAAATGAAAGGGCACAAATATATCTTCAGATTCATTAAACGCACCAGTGGTAATATCGTAAAATCTTGGCTTGGGTTGCCATTGATCTATAACGCCGACAATACGAAACATATTTCCTTCGAGCTTAATTGACTTACCGACAGAGTTTTCACCACCAAAAAGTTTGTCATTGGTTTCTTTACTCAACACCACGACAAGCTCTTTACTTTCATCGCTTTGTTGTGACCAACCGCTGCCATAAATAAAAGGCACATTAAACATGGTAAAAAAGTCTGCAGAATTAGCTCTACCATTGACAATTAATGGCAGCATTTCTGGATCTGCAGGCTCAATAACACCAAAGGCTTGAGCTTGAATATTTTGACGATAAGCTTTACTGGCGCGCATTAAGTTACTTGCATCAGTATAAGTGAGCTGATCAGGCGGATTTAAACCGTCGTCAAATGGATCGTTTACATCCCAACTATCTAGTTGCACATAATATAATTGTTGGCTTTTTTCTGGAATGGGGTTTGCTGACATTAAGTAGTTCACTGTCACTGTGGTCATGGCGGTGCCAATACCTAAGCCGATAGCGCAAATCATTAAAAGGCTTAAGCCCCAATGGCGAATAATGCTGATCCAAGCGAGTCGTAAATAGTAATTAAACATAATGTTATCCTTGTGCTTTTTCTGGCGCTTGAATTTTTTACGCAGTCGCTTGTTGAATATTGGTGATAATATCGAGTTCACTGACTCTGCCATCTTTTACTTGAATGGTGCGTTTAGCCCGCTGAGCGAGTTGTGCATCGTGAGTCACCATTATAATCGTGGTACCTTGTTGGTTTATTTCTTCAAGTAAAGTCAGTACACCCTTAGCCATTTCAGAGTCGAGATTACCGGTTGGCTCATCAGCTAATAAGAAGCGTGGGCTAGTGGCAAGTGCTCGAGCAATGGCAACACGTTGCTGTTGACCACCGGATAATTGGCTAGGTAAATGTTTCATTCGAGAGGCAAGGCCCACACGTTCGAGGTTTTCTTCAATTCTGCGTTTACGCTCTGCGGCATTAAAACCGCGATAGCGTAATGGTACGTCAACATTGTCATAAAGGTTTAAGTCTGGAATTAAGTTGAAGCCTTGAAAGATAAAACCTATTTTTTGATTTCGCATGCGTGAACGGCCATTGTCGTTCAGCTTCCCAACATCTTCACCATCTAATAAAAACTCACCATTACTGTAAGTTTCAAGTAAGCCTGCAATATTTAAAAAAGTAGTTTTTCCTGAACCAGAAGGGCCGGTGACACTGACAAAGTCGCCTTCGTTAACCTGTAAACAAAAGTCACGCAAGGCATGAGTTTGAATATCAGCGGTTTGGAATATTTTATTTATATTTTTCATGATTAACATATTGAATTCCTTTATTTCTTATAATAATTATTTACTTCATGTATCGAGGTTTATTGCCGCACCAAATCCAAATCCAAAACGAAATGAACTGAACTGATGGCGCGATGAAAATGAGTTAATTTGTTATATCTGTTAAGGACTTTAGTC
The Colwellia sp. Arc7-D genome window above contains:
- a CDS encoding ABC transporter permease; this translates as MFNYYLRLAWISIIRHWGLSLLMICAIGLGIGTAMTTVTVNYLMSANPIPEKSQQLYYVQLDSWDVNDPFDDGLNPPDQLTYTDASNLMRASKAYRQNIQAQAFGVIEPADPEMLPLIVNGRANSADFFTMFNVPFIYGSGWSQQSDESKELVVVLSKETNDKLFGGENSVGKSIKLEGNMFRIVGVIDQWQPKPRFYDITTGAFNESEDIFVPFHLIADEKISRSGNTNCWKPTGDGFKAFLASECIWTQFWVELKTQQDKEDYLQFLNAYVEEQKQFGRFQRPMDNRLSNVMQWLESQGVVADDAQMMMAMSFMFLLVCLLNTVGLLLAKFLGKAPEIGLRQALGASKATLFNQYIIESACIGILGGILGLLLAYLGLKGVEGLYGDYMKGLASLDINMAILAVSLALFSTILAGLYPTWRACNIQPAQQLKSQ
- a CDS encoding ABC transporter ATP-binding protein; translated protein: MLIMKNINKIFQTADIQTHALRDFCLQVNEGDFVSVTGPSGSGKTTFLNIAGLLETYSNGEFLLDGEDVGKLNDNGRSRMRNQKIGFIFQGFNLIPDLNLYDNVDVPLRYRGFNAAERKRRIEENLERVGLASRMKHLPSQLSGGQQQRVAIARALATSPRFLLADEPTGNLDSEMAKGVLTLLEEINQQGTTIIMVTHDAQLAQRAKRTIQVKDGRVSELDIITNIQQATA